From Tripterygium wilfordii isolate XIE 37 chromosome 13, ASM1340144v1, whole genome shotgun sequence, the proteins below share one genomic window:
- the LOC120012979 gene encoding E3 ubiquitin-protein ligase PUB23-like, whose amino-acid sequence MEDIEVPPFFICPISLEIMKDPVIVPTGITYDRTSIEKWLFSGKNNTCPVTKQVISSDCEELIPNHTLRRLIQSWCMLNASYGIERIPTPKPPVNKTQITKLINDAKAPLQQVKCLGKLRSIADENDTNKRCMESSGVVEFLVSIINKFNSVVLEEYGTFEVTRPSDEALSLLYNLKLSESSLKRLNGQQFIESLTQIMQRGNYESRSYAVLLLKLIIEVADPMPLINLKPEIFEEIVQVLRDQISHKATKATLQVLIDVCPWGRNRIKAVEAGAVSILIDLLLESTERRPCEMMLSVLELLCQSAEGRAELLKHGAGLAIVSKKILRVSKVASDRGVRILYSISRFSASPSVVQEMLQLGVVTKLCLVVQVDCGNKTKERAREILKLHGRVWKDSNCLPVNLLSSYPA is encoded by the coding sequence ATGGAAGATATTGAAGTTCCTCCGTTTTTTATATGTCCAATTTCGTTGGAGATCATGAAAGATCCTGTCATAGTCCCGACCGGGATAACCTACGATCGGACAAGCATCGAGAAGTGGTTGTTCTCAGGAAAGAACAACACATGTCCTGTCACCAAACAAGTTATATCCTCAGATTGTGAGGAACTAATCCCAAACCACACTCTTCGACGCTTGATTCAATCATGGTGCATGCTCAATGCTTCTTATGGCATAGAAAGGATTCCAACTCCAAAGCCTCCCGTCAACAAAACCCAGATCACAAAACTCATCAATGATGCCAAAGCACCACTTCAACAAGTTAAGTGTCTAGGGAAGCTACGATCAATCGCGGATGAGAACGACACCAACAAGCGATGCATGGAGAGTTCAGGCGTGGTTGAGTTCTTGGTCTCAATCATAAATAAGTTCAATTCAGTTGTTCTTGAAGAATATGGAACATTTGAGGTCACAAGACCAAGTGATGAGGCCTTGAGCCTTCTTTACAACCTCAAACTCTCCGAATCGAGCCTCAAGAGGCTTAATGGTCAGCAATTCATCGAGTCCTTAACACAAATCATGCAACGTGGGAACTATGAATCGCGATCATATGCAGTGTTATTGTTGAAATTGATTATTGAAGTAGCTGATCCAATGCCACTCATCAACTTGAAGCCGGAAATTTTCGAAGAAATAGTTCAAGTATTACGTGACCAAATATCTCACAAGGCCACAAAAGCAACATTGCAAGTACTAATTGATGTATGTCCATGGGGGAGGAATAGGATCAAGGCCGTTGAAGCCGGGGCAGTCTCGATCTTGATCGATCTTTTGCTCGAATCGACGGAGAGAAGGCCTTGTGAGATGATGCTTAGTGTGTTGGAATTATTGTGTCAATCCGCGGAAGGACGGGCCGAGCTGTTGAAGCATGGAGCAGGTCTAGCTATTGTATCTAAGAAGATACTTAGGGTTTCAAAGGTTGCAAGTGATAGAGGAGTGAGGATTCTGTATTCGATTTCGAGGTTTTCGGCTTCTCCTAGTGTTGTTCAAGAGATGTTGCAACTTGGTGTTgtgaccaagttgtgtttggtGGTTCAGGTGGATTGTGGAAACAAGACAAAAGAGAGGGCTAGAGAGATCCTGAAATTGCATGGTAGGGTTTGGAAGGATTCCAATTGTTTACCAGTCAATCTGCTCTCTTCATATCCAGCTTga
- the LOC120011880 gene encoding aluminum-activated malate transporter 8-like encodes MYCAAFSSELISGLNSYLTPNFLNNNNLAMNQLETQEKAGPLGRARGWLMSLPGKSMAKVKAGAKRIKKLAQDDPRRITHSMKVGLALTLVSLLYYVRPLYDGFGISGMWAVLTVLVVFEFTVGGTLSKCINRGFATLLAGALGVGAKHLATIFGKKEEPIILGFFVFILGMLEYIYIYIDTAYILVLARYEYGVLIFILTFSLVSVSGYRTDEIFVFTQRRLSTILIGGATCIIVCICVYAVWAGEKLHQSAASNIEKLSRYLEGIGGECFHGGDAEESKNHKSYREGYKSVLNSKSIEDALANFAVWEAGHGKFRLRHPWKQYLKIGSLTGQYACHIEALSGFINNDANESPKFQTEIQESLLKMSTESGEALKALSSSIKTMTDPSPANSHLENSKAAIKDLKLALKAANFDNADILAIVPCAAIASILMEIVDCVEKITDSVHQLSRQAHFKSVERPLSPEKPQFLHRGSIKPVAEDVVITVNEASTNHSSEDNNTQLPTKPINNVRIGTRRRSKVDDEED; translated from the exons ATGTACTGTGCAGCATTTAGTTCTGAACTTATCAGTGGACTAAACTCTTATCTGACACCAAATTTTCTC AACAACAATAATTTAGCAATGAATCAGTTAGAGACTCAAGAGAAGGCAGGACCGTTGGGGCGGGCACGAGGCTGGCTTATGTCCTTGCCTGGTAAGTCCATGGCCAAGGTCAAGGCAGGTGCAAAGCGCATAAAAAAGCTTGCACAAGATGACCCAAGAAGAATTACTCATTCAATGAAAGTGGGTTTGGCTCTAACATTGGTGTCCTTATTGTATTATGTCAGACCTCTCTATGATGGGTTTGGTATATCAGGAATGTGGGCTGTGCTAACAGTGCTGGTAGTCTTTGAGTTCACAGTAG GAGGGACTCTAAGCAAATGCATAAACAGAGGATTTGCAACACTATTAGCTGGTGCACTTGGGGTTGGAGCAAAACACTTGGCAACTATAtttggaaagaaagaagagcCAATTATACTTGGATTCTTTGTCTTCATATTGGGTAtgcttgaatatatatatatatatatagatacagcATACATATTGGTTCTGGCAAGATATGAATATGGAGTGTTGATATTTATATTGACATTCAGTTTGGTATCTGTATCGGGTTATCGGACGGATGAAATCTTTGTGTTTACCCAACGAAGACTGTCAACAATTTTAATAGGTGGAGCAACCTGCATAATTGTATGCATCTGTGTGTATGCTGTATGGGCTGGTGAGAAACTTCACCAGTCAGCTGCTTCCAATATAGAGAAGCTCTCAAGATACCTAGAAg GTATTGGAGGTGAATGTTTTCATGGTGGGGATGCTGAAGAATCTAAAAATCACAAATCATATCGAGAAGGATATAAAAGTGTTCTTAATTCAAAATCCATTGAAGATGCATTG GCAAATTTTGCAGTATGGGAAGCTGGACATGGAAAATTCAGGCTAAGGCATCCATGGAAACAATACTTGAAGATCGGATCGCTCACAGGACAATATGCTTGTCACATTGAAGCTCTCAGTGGCTTCATCAACAACGACGCCAAC GAATCGCCAAAATTTCAAACCGAAATCCAAGAATCATTGCTAAAGATGAGTACAGAATCCGGGGAGGCACTGAAAGCACTAAGTTCGTCGATCAAAACAATGACAGATCCTTCCCCTGCCAATTCCCATCTAGAGAACTCAAAAGCTGCCATTAAGGACCTTAAACTTGCTCTCAAAGCTGCAAATTTTGACAATGCAGACATCTTAGCAATTGTACCTTGTGCAGCAATTGCTTCAATACTTATGGAAATCGTTGATTGCGTAGAGAAGATCACTGATTCAGTCCACCAGCTTTCGCGCCAAGCACATTTTAAGAGCGTAGAACGACCTTTATCACCAGAGAAACCGCAGTTCCTTCATCGTGGAAGCATTAAGCCTGTCGCGGAGGACGTAGTTATTACAGTAAATGAGGCATCTACTAACCATTCATCAGAAGATAATAATACTCAATTGCCAACAAAACCCATCAACAATGTTCGA ATCGGAACTAGAAGGAGATCAAAAGTGGACGATGAAGAAgattga
- the LOC120013213 gene encoding nudix hydrolase 27, chloroplastic-like isoform X1, whose product MDIYPGVGNSQFYRLASPNCPATLVKFAAVTLQSRNQFKSLQVLRSLTQSGLSMEFPPDGYRRNVGICLVNPSRKIFAASRINVPDTWQMPQGGADEGEDLRNAALRELREETGVTSAEFVAEVPYWLTYDFPFEAKGRINRHWGTSYKGQAQKWFLFKFTGRDEEINLMGDGSEKPEFKEWSWMFPEQVLELAVFFKKPIYEQVLKVFSPYLVEDVNYGK is encoded by the exons ATGGATATATATCCAGGCGTCGGGAATTCGCAGTTCTATCGGCTCGCTTCTCCGAATTGCCCTGCAACATTGGTTAAATTTGCGGCCGTAACACTCCAATCAAGGAATCAATTCAAATCCTTGCAAGTTCTTCGTTCGCTTACACAGTCGGGCTTATCCATGGAATTTCCTCCTGATGGCTACAGAAGAAATGTGGGAATTTGCCTCGTTAACCCCTCTAGAAAG ATATTTGCGGCCTCGAGGATTAACGTTCCAGACACCTGGCAAATGCCGCAG GGTGGTGCTGATGAAGGCGAAGATCTTAGAAATGCGGCcctgagagagttgagagaagAAACAGGAGTCACTTCAGCAGAATTTGTTGCTGAG GTGCCTTATTGGTTGACATATGATTTTCCATTTGAAGCTAAAGGTAGAATCAATCGCCATTGGGGCACAAGCTATAAAGGTCAAGCACAAAAGTG GTTTCTTTTTAAGTTCACTGGAAGAGATGAAGAGATCAATCTCATGGGTGATGGATCTGAAAAGCCGGAATTTAAGGAGTGGTCTTGGATGTTTCCAGAACAAGTGTTAGAGCTT GCTGTGTTTTTCAAGAAGCCTATCTATGAACAAGTTCTGAAGGTGTTTAGTCCCTATCTTGTGGAAGATGTGAACTACGGAAAATAA
- the LOC120012330 gene encoding E3 ubiquitin-protein ligase PUB24-like yields MDDIEIPQYFICPISLQIMKDPVTTITGITYNRESIEHWLFTCKNTICPVTKEPLPRESDLTPNHNLRRLIQSWCTSHGVDRIPTPKPTLNKCHVLQLIKDLSQPHLQIKTLRQLELLAAENERNIKYMEGAGVPKAMVTLIVKIFKSKQIEGLHEALSILHLIRINSSEAKLILHENDQIIESWTWVLMSNNLNNNIAVKSHALSILKRLIEEGSSSLLERLKPEFFDAIVGVIREKKVTQQGINAALNVLLHACPWGRNRGMMVKSGAVFELIELELGSPEKRTTELILGVLFHLCSCADGRAEFVNHRGGIAVVAKRILRISNTVNDRAVLILSLVCKFSGTKSVLQEMLEAKAVSKLCVFLQIDYCDSFLKEKAKEILRSNFDEWKKEPCFDSLALTKYLY; encoded by the coding sequence ATGGATGATATTGAGATTCCTCAGTATTTCATCTGCCCTATATCTCTCCAAATCATGAAAGATCCAGTGACAACCATAACCGGCATAACCTACAACCGCGAAAGCATCGAGCATTGGTTATTCACCTGCAAGAACACAATCTGTCCTGTCACCAAAGAACCCTTGCCAAGAGAGTCAGATTTAACCCCTAATCACAACTTGAGAAGGCTTATTCAATCATGGTGCACAAGCCATGGCGTCGACCGGATTCCGACACCGAAACCTACTCTAAACAAATGCCATGTCCTTCAACTGATCAAAGACCTCTCACAACCTCACTTGCAAATCAAAACACTCAGGCAGTTGGAATTGTTGGCCGCAGAGAATGAGAGGAACATAAAGTATATGGAGGGTGCTGGGGTGCCTAAGGCCATGGTTACATTAATTGTGAAAATTTTCAAGAGTAAGCAGATTGAAGGCCTACATGAAGCTCTGAGTATCCTTCACTTAATCCGGATTAATTCATCAGAAGCCAAGCTTATCCTCCACGAAAACGATCAAATTATCGAATCGTGGACATGGGTTTTGATGTCCAACAATTTGAACAACAATATTGCAGTGAAATCCCATGCTTTGTCAATACTAAAAAGACTTATTGAGGAAGGGAGTTCAAGCCTGCTAGAGAGACTAAAACCCGAATTTTTCGACGCGATTGTTGGTGTTATCAGGGAGAAGAAAGTCACACAACAAGGAATCAATGCAGCTCTGAATGTACTGTTACATGCTTGTCCATGGGGAAGGAATAGAGGAATGATGGTGAAATCCGGGGCGGTATTCGAGCTAATCGAGCTCGAATTGGGTTCACCGGAGAAGAGAACAACAGAACTAATATTGGGTGTTCTATTCCATTTATGTTCTTGTGCAGATGGGAGAGCAGAGTTTGTGAATCACAGAGGTGGCATAGCAGTTGTTGCTAAGAGGATTTTGAGAATCTCGAATACGGTGAACGATCGTGCCGTTTTGATCCTTTCATTGGTATGTAAGTTCTCTGGGACAAAGTCTGTGCTTCAAGAGATGTTGGAAGCTAAGGCTGTGTCAAAGCTTTGTGTTTTCCTTCAAATTGATTATTGTGATTCTTTTCTCAAGGAGAAAGCAAAGGAAATTCTTAGATCAAATTTTGATGAGTGGAAGAAAGAACCTTGCTTTGATTCTCTTGCTTTAACAAAGTATCTTTACTGA
- the LOC120012981 gene encoding dof zinc finger protein DOF3.5-like yields the protein MEQGWKSNVDHQISPNCPRCGSSDTKFCYYNNYSLTQPRYFCKDCRRYWTKGGSIRNVPVGGGCRKNRRGKSAALRLSTTDHGLHSTSYNNSMVECSSNSSINSTLPDGSHIDLALVYANFLNQPPPEPKSTVEMAALPSEFDSTIQIPDSNIGLVGNPTLSMDTPLDQQNRIQEFISSNESVRMDGLPPLPGEEAVGCQEMFWTDSQTALSSHTALTGTIQEPMLGAETQDPYLLFDNWSSFDLPSNHTFSGP from the coding sequence ATGGAGCAAGGATGGAAGTCCAATGTTGATCATCAGATATCACCAAATTGCCCTCGTTGTGGCTCTTCAGACACTAAATTTTGCTACTACAACAACTACAGCCTTACTCAACCAAGGTACTTCTGCAAGGACTGTAGGAGGTATTGGACTAAAGGAGGCTCTATACGGAACGTCCCAGTCGGTGGTGGTTGCCGGAAAAACAGAAGAGGAAAGTCTGCTGCCTTAAGACTATCTACTACCGATCATGGATTACACTCCACAAGTTATAACAATTCCATGGTTGAATGTTCTTCCAACAGCTCTATTAATTCTACATTGCCTGATGGATCCCACATCGATCTTGCTCTTGTTTACGCAAACTTCTTGAATCAACCACCACCGGAACCCAAGAGTACGGTTGAAATGGCAGCTTTGCCAAGTGAGTTTGACTCTACAATTCAAATTCCAGACAGTAATATTGGTCTTGTTGGGAACCCTACATTGTCCATGGATACTCCTCTGGATCAGCAGAACAGAATTCAAGAGTTTATTTCAAGTAATGAAAGCGTGAGAATGGATGGACTGCCACCATTACCAGGTGAAGAGGCTGTTGGGTGTCAAGAGATGTTCTGGACAGATTCTCAAACAGCACTGTCAAGCCATACGGCCTTAACAGGCACCATACAGGAGCCAATGCTTGGAGCAGAAACACAAGACCCATATCTATTGTTTGATAATTGGAGCTCATTTGACTTACCTAGTAATCATACTTTTTCCGGGCCATGA
- the LOC120013213 gene encoding nudix hydrolase 27, chloroplastic-like isoform X2: MDIYPGVGNSQFYRLASPNCPATLVKFAAVTLQSRNQFKSLQVLRSLTQSGLSMEFPPDGYRRNVGICLVNPSRKIFAASRINVPDTWQMPQGGADEGEDLRNAALRELREETGVTSAEFVAELKVESIAIGAQAIKVKHKSGFFLSSLEEMKRSISWVMDLKSRNLRSGLGCFQNKC, translated from the exons ATGGATATATATCCAGGCGTCGGGAATTCGCAGTTCTATCGGCTCGCTTCTCCGAATTGCCCTGCAACATTGGTTAAATTTGCGGCCGTAACACTCCAATCAAGGAATCAATTCAAATCCTTGCAAGTTCTTCGTTCGCTTACACAGTCGGGCTTATCCATGGAATTTCCTCCTGATGGCTACAGAAGAAATGTGGGAATTTGCCTCGTTAACCCCTCTAGAAAG ATATTTGCGGCCTCGAGGATTAACGTTCCAGACACCTGGCAAATGCCGCAG GGTGGTGCTGATGAAGGCGAAGATCTTAGAAATGCGGCcctgagagagttgagagaagAAACAGGAGTCACTTCAGCAGAATTTGTTGCTGAG CTAAAGGTAGAATCAATCGCCATTGGGGCACAAGCTATAAAGGTCAAGCACAAAAGTG GTTTCTTTTTAAGTTCACTGGAAGAGATGAAGAGATCAATCTCATGGGTGATGGATCTGAAAAGCCGGAATTTAAGGAGTGGTCTTGGATGTTTCCAGAACAAGTGTTAG
- the LOC120012980 gene encoding 33 kDa ribonucleoprotein, chloroplastic-like translates to MAASSSSLFYTNHSNFCFSHSLFPLLPTHFPSKPQSLKPLTLAPQVLAPVLFALPHFRSTFAAAAVAFESSEETQHDNNVTSEEEEDPETETQGFEEEQGGGGEIEQNESESNGEGRLYVGNLPYSMTTSQLVEVFREAGRVVSAEIIYDRVTDRSRGFGFVTMGSIEEAKEAIRMFTGSQIGGRTVKVNFSEVPKGGEREVMGPRIRKSNRDFVDSPHKIYAGNLGWRLTSEDLRDAFANQPGVLSAKVVYERDSGRSRGYGFVSFESAEHVKSVLNAMNGVEVEGRPLRLNLATVRPPLTPPAPEENVETDMDSSELLSTISN, encoded by the exons ATGGCTGCTTCTTCCTCCTCACTCTTCTACACTAACCACTCAAACTTCTgcttctctcactctctcttcccACTACTCCCCACCCACTTCCCTTCAAAACCACAGTCTCTTAAACCCCTAACTCTCGCACCCCAAGTCCTTGCGCCCGTTCTCTTCGCTCTTCCCCATTTTCGATCCACTTTTGCTGCCGCAGCAGTTGCATTTGAAAGTTCTGAAGAAACCCAACACGATAACAATGTCacaagtgaagaagaagaggaccCAGAAACAGAAACACAAGGATTTGAAGAGGAACAAGGAGGAGGGggagaaattgaacaaaatgaaTCTGAATCAAATGGAGAGGGCAGGCTTTATGTGGGAAACTTGCCTTACTCCATGACGACTTCACAATTGGTTGAGGTTTTCAGGGAGGCTGGTCGTGTGGTCTCCGCGGAG ATTATATACGATCGAGTAACAGATAGGAGCAGGGGATTTGGATTTGTTACTATGGGGAGCATTGAAGAAGCCAAAGAAGCTATTAGGATGTTCACTGGATCT CAAATTGGAGGTCGCACTGTGAAAGTTAACTTTTCGGAAGTTCCTAAGGGAGGTGAGAGGGAGGTGATGGGACCAAGGATACGGAAGAGCAACAGGGACTTCGTAGATAGTCCTCACAAGATCTATGCAGGAAATCTCGGTTGGCGCCTCACTTCTGAGGACCTTAGAGACGCTTTTGCAAACCAGCCTGGTGTATTGAGTGCTAAAGTCGTCTATGAGAGAGATTCAGGAAGATCTCGAGGCTATGGATTTGTCTCTTTTGAATCTGCTGAGCACGTCAAATCAGtcttaaatgccatgaatggaGTG GAGGTGGAAGGGCGGCCACTACGATTAAATCTGGCTACAGTTAGACCCCCTCTTACTCCTCCAGCACCAGAAGAAAATGTAGAAACCGATATGGACAGCAGTGAATTGCTTTCTACCATAAGCAATTGA
- the LOC120012329 gene encoding BEL1-like homeodomain protein 1, with amino-acid sequence MATYFHGNSEIQGGDGLQTLVLMNPTYVQYHHDAPPPQPPPPHSDLLFLNSSSNNLSSPSAQLSHVPSHQQFVGIPLPNSSTATAHSQDPNDISGFYGLIPRLHYNLYNNIDHHAPTPRDTPRAQQGLSLTLSSQQQPGYGSTQQAQPASGGSAPSGSGVKNGVSDLQGVLLSSKYLKAAQDLLDEVVNVNGNEIKSDLLSKKSNGTGSGNTKAAGESSVVGSGDGSGGGGEAGGKNVAELTTAERQEIQTKKAKLVNMLDEVEQRYRQYHHQMQIVISSFEQAAGIGSGKTYTALALQTISKQFRCLKDAITGQIRAANKSLGEENGITGKIEGSRLKFVDHHLRRQRALQHLGMIQHNAWRPQRGLPERSVSVLRAWLFEHFLHPYPKDSDKHMLAKQTGLSRSQVSNWFINARVRLWKPMVEEMYLEEIKEHEQNGGSDEKTSKSERNEDSASKSTAQQEKSSATVNQTISLKSKDNSTNQNAPSAISMSTALSSPVGGNVRNHLGFSFIGLTELDDVTQGSPKKPRTNEMIQSPTSVPGEVNNEQVSMKFGNERQGRDGYLFMGGQNNFIGGFGQYSIGEIGRFDAEQFTPRFSGNGVSLTLGLPHCENLSLSATHQPFLPNQNIQLGRRVDMGEPNEFGAINSSTPHSSTAYEDMEMQNRKRFVAQLLPDFVA; translated from the exons ATGGCGACGTACTTCCATGGGAATTCCGAGATTCAAGGAGGAGACGGACTTCAAACCCTTGTACTCATGAACCCTACCTACGTCCAATACCACCACGACGCTCCTCCTCCTCAGCCACCGCCACCGCACTCCGACCTCCTCTTCCTGAACTCCTCTTCCAACAACCTCTCTTCGCCGTCGGCTCAGCTCTCCCACGTGCCTTCTCACCAGCAATTCGTCGGCATACCCTTACCTAACTCCTCTACCGCGACCGCGCATTCTCAGGACCCTAACGACATTTCCGGGTTTTACGGACTCATACCTCGTCTCCACTACAACCTCTATAACAATATCGACCACCACGCTCCCACTCCTCGTGACACTCCACGCGCCCAACAGGGATTGTCTTTAACTCTGTCTTCTCAGCAGCAACCGGGTTATGGGTCGACGCAGCAGGCACAGCCGGCGTCGGGTGGGTCGGCGCCATCTGGATCGGGTGTGAAAAATGGGGTATCGGATCTTCAGGGTGTGTTGTTGAGCTCCAAGTACCTGAAGGCTGCTCAGGATTTGCTTGATGAGGTGGTTAATGTCAACGGTAACGAAATTAAGAGCGACTTGCTGTCGAAGAAAAGTAATGGGACTGGTAGTGGTAATACGAAGGCGGCAGGAGAATCGTCGGTGGTAGGAAGTGGAGATGGGTCGGGTGGTGGTGGGGAAGCGGGTGGGAAAAACGTTGCGGAGCTTACCACTGCCGAGAGGCAGGAAATTCAGACGAAGAAAGCAAAGCTTGTGAACATGCTTGATGAG GTGGAGCAGAGGTACAGGCAGTACCATCACCAGATGCAGATTGTGATATCATCATTCGAGCAAGCAGCAGGGATTGGGTCTGGAAAGACATACACAGCTCTTGCACTGCAGACAATCTCCAAGCAATTCCGGTGCCTGAAAGATGCAATTACAGGCCAAATTCGAGCAGCAAACAAGAGCTTGGGTGAAGAAAATGGCATTACAGGAAAGATTGAGGGTTCGAGGCTTAAATTCGTCGATCACCACCTTCGACGACAACGAGCCCTGCAACACTTGGGAATGATCCAGCATAATGCTTGGAGACCTCAAAGAGGATTGCCAGAAAGATCTGTCTCTGTTCTCCGCGCTTGGCTCTTCGAGCACTTTCTCCACCC CTACCCAAAGGATTCAGACAAGCACATGCTCGCTAAACAAACGGGGCTCAGTCGGAGCCAG GTGTCCAATTGGTTCATAAATGCTCGAGTTCGTCTTTGGAAGCCAATGGTGGAAGAAATGTACTTGGAGGAGATCAAGGAACATGAACAGAATGGCGGATCAGATGAAAAAACAAGCAAGAGCGAACGCAATGAAGATTCAGCATCCAAGTCCACTGCTCAGCAAGAGAAAAGTTCAGCCACTGTAAACCAAACAATAAGTCTCAAATCCAAGGACAATTCCACAAACCAGAATGCTCCTTCTGCCATTTCAATGTCCACGGCTTTATCGTCTCCGGTGGGAGGAAATGTTCGGAACCATTTGGGATTCTCCTTCATTGGGTTAACGGAGCTGGATGATGTCACCCAAGGAAGTCCAAAGAAACCCAGAACCAATGAAATGATCCAATCCCCAACTAGTGTTCCAGGTGAGGTAAACAATGAACAGGTCTCAATGAAATTTGGCAATGAGAGGCAGGGCAGAGATGGTTACCTCTTCATGGGTGGCCAAAACAACTTCATTGGAGGTTTTGGACAATATTCGATTGGAGAGATTGGAAGATTTGACGCAGAACAATTCACACCAAGGTTTTCAGGCAACGGTGTTTCCCTAACACTTGGTCTTCCTCACTGTGAAAACCTTTCCTTATCTGCAACCCACCAACCTTTCCTCCCTAACCAGAACATTCAGCTGGGAAGAAGAGTAGACATGGGAGAACCAAATGAATTTGGAGCCATTAACAGTTCCACGCCGCACTCCTCCACAGCATATGAGGACATGGAAATGCAGAACCGAAAGAGGTTTGTAGCACAATTGTTGCCAGACTTTGTGGCCTAA
- the LOC120013211 gene encoding protein CHROMOSOME TRANSMISSION FIDELITY 7-like, translated as MQSRISSFFKSSSSSPAPNPIVEDGGSSDDDELTLWKRTEHTFLNTYKRRSTKSDRSNYRNLPTESNLEEFCSKPEDMVPARTLNKRRSYVQFHLELGQSDFLLHTCTACGIKYAPGDEDDEKTHKTFHNNYTHGIPFKGWRNGRTVHMPCIEGGRIVLVLDCDPLAQRNKVQEVVKMMEIELGGGWILHKLCKAYLYISSHRVAGCVVAEPIKEAFQILSSSVDVSSNGGIPKKTRLNSTTLQFGGVILQREAIKRAPASICLEMGGNHTGVIACKKEPKAAVCGIRAIWVTPSNRRKHIATQLLDAVRRSFCTGFVIEQSKLAFSQPTWAGKALASSYTCNGSFLVYKTNNLNS; from the exons ATGCAAAGTAGAATCAGTTCCTTCTTCAAatcctcttcttcatctccTGCTCCAAATCCCATCGTCGAGGATGGCGGCAGCTCCGACGATGATGAGCTGACGCTTTGGAAGAGGACTGAACACACGTTTCTCAATACTTACAAGCGTAGATCTACAAAGTCTGATAG atcaaACTATCGCAACTTGCCCACGGAGTCCAATTTGGAAGAATTTTGTTCAAAACCAGAGGACATGGTCCCTGCAAGAACATTGAACAAGAGGAGAAGTTATGTACAGTTCCATTTAGAGTTGGGTCAATCTGATTTCCTTCTTCACACATGTACTGCGTGCGGGATCAAATATGCTCCtggagatgaagatgatgagaaGACCCACAAAACATTTCACAACAATTACACCCACGGTATTCCATTCAAG GGTTGGCGCAATGGAAGGACTGTTCATATGCCTTGCATTGAAGGAGGGCGCATTGTCTTGGTGCTAGATTGTGACCCTCTTGCGCAGAGGAATAAG GTTCAAGAGGTGGTAAAGATGATGGAAATTGAGCTTGGTGGGGGTTGGATTCTGCATAAACTGTGTAAG GCATATCTGTATATTTCTTCCCATAGGGTTGCTGGTTGTGTGGTTGCAGAGCCCATAAAAGAAGCATTTCAAATCCTCTCAAGTTCAGTGGACGTAAGTTCTAATGGTGGTATCCCAAAGAAAACAAGGTTAAATTCAACTACCCTCCAATTTGGTGGGGTCATTTTACAGAGAGAAGCCATTAAAAGAGCCCCTGCAAGTATTTGTCTTGAGATGGGTGGAAATCACACTGGGGTCATTGCCTGTAAAAAGGAACCCAAAGCTGCCGTGTGTGGCATTAGAGCTATTTGGGTTACACCATCCAACAGAAGAAAGCACATTGCCACCCAGTTACTAGATGCTGTGAG GAGAAGCTTTTGCACGGGTTTTGTTATTGAACAATCAAAGTTGGCATTCTCCCAGCCAACCTGGGCTGGAAAGGCATTGGCATCTAGTTATACATGCAACGGATCGTTTCTGGtgtacaaaaccaacaatttgAACTCCTAG